A single region of the Sorex araneus isolate mSorAra2 chromosome 7, mSorAra2.pri, whole genome shotgun sequence genome encodes:
- the LOC101536838 gene encoding WD repeat domain phosphoinositide-interacting protein 2-like, translating into MNLQGPGDAGPGQLLYANFHRAATTPAEAAERSPEESWPPAAKWSLVTGRTSGYSILSLPSVERLEVFHECRELEDVGIVEPLFAGLAGAVALVSLKAPRKLSIRHLPRGLECCSFHFSTSVLAVRASAQRLLVCLEQCLFLYGLRDLRLLHVIKETPPNPAGVCALSPGGSALAYVGSASFGNVQVFDTALLRASGTILAHDSPLAALAFDRSGTQLATASEKGTVIRVFSVPWGQKLHEFRRGLKRCVTIHSLAFSGDGAFLAASSNTETVHVFKLPTEAEARREEEATTWLGYFGKALLASTLYLPSQVTEVFHQDRAFATAHLPCGGHRNICSVATIQKMPRLLVASSDGHLYIYNLDPQEGGECTLVKRHQLYGQGGDDQ; encoded by the coding sequence ATGAACCTGCAGGGCCCGGGGGACGCCGGCCCAGGCCAGCTGCTCTACGCCAACTTCCACAGGGCCGCGACCACCCCGGCGGAGGCGGCGGAGAGGAGCCCCGAGGAGTCCTGGCCCCCTGCGGCCAAGTGGTCCCTGGTGACGGGCAGGACGTCGGGCTACTCCATCTTGTCCCTGCCGTCCGTGGAGCGGCTGGAAGTGTTCCACGAGTGCCGCGAGCTCGAGGACGTGGGCATCGTGGAGCCGCTCTTCGCGGGCCTGGCGGGCGCCGTGGCCCTGGTGAGCCTCAAGGCGCCGCGCAAGCTCAGCATCCGCCACCTCCCGCGCGGCCTCGAGTGCTGCTCCTTCCACTTCTCCACCAGCGTCCTGGCCGTGCGGGCCAGCGCGCAGCGGCTGCTCGTGTGCCTGGAGCAGTGCCTCTTTCTCTACGGCCTGCGCGACCTGAGGCTGCTGCACGTGATCAAGGAGACGCCCCCCAACCCCGCGGGCGTGTGCGCGCTGTCGCCGGGCGGCAGCGCCCTGGCCTACGTGGGCAGTGCCAGCTTCGGCAACGTGCAGGTCTTCGACACGGCGCTCCTGAGGGCCTCCGGCACCATCCTGGCGCACGACAGCCCCCTGGCCGCGCTGGCCTTTGACCGCAGCGGCACCCAGCTGGCCACGGCGTCCGAAAAGGGGACTGTCATCCGGGTGTTCTCCGTCCCCTGGGGACAGAAGCTCCACGAGTTCCGGAGGGGCCTCAAGAGGTGCGTCACCATCCACTCGCTGGCCTTCAGCGGGGACGGCGCCTTCCTGGCGGCGTCCAGCAACACCGAGACGGTGCACGTCTTCAAGCTCCCGACGGAGGCCGAGGCGCGCCGGGAGGAGGAGGCCACCACGTGGCTCGGCTACTTCGGGAAAGCCCTCCTGGCCTCCACCCTCTACCTGCCTTCGCAGGTCACCGAGGTCTTCCACCAGGACAGGGCCTTCGCCACCGCCCACCTGCCCTGCGGTGGCCATAGGAATATCTGCTCGGTGGCCACCATTCAGAAGATGCCCCGGTTGCTGGTGGCTTCTTCCGACGGGCATTTATACATTTACAACCTGGACCCCCAGGAAGGGGGCGAGTGCACCCTGGTGAAACGGCACCAATTGTACGGCCAGGGTGGAGACGACCAGTGA